The Aureimonas mangrovi genome includes a region encoding these proteins:
- a CDS encoding APC family permease: MSDITRSEAAGSGASGQAELEPSLHRVMGPGLLLLFIVGDVLGTGIYALTGQVANEVGGIVWLPFLVAFAVAMLTAFSYLELVTKYPRAAGAALYTHKAFGIHFITFIVAFAVMCSGITSASTASRAFAANFSEGFGLGIEGFGITAIGLAFMALVAVVNFRGVGESVKANVVLTCVELTGLLIIIFIGFWAIFGGQGDVSRAFTFTPSDERGMFFSVVAATTLAFFAMVGFEDSVNMAEETKDPTKIFPKVLLLGLSITGVIYVLVSISAITLVPAERLGEGDTPLLQVVEAGAPNFPLGVFGVITMFAVANSALINMLMASRLVYGMSREGVLPRVLGRVHAARRTPWIAIVFTSLLAFGLISFVGAVPALGGTTALLLLGVFTVVNVAVLVLRKDKVEHAHFRTPTILPILGALTSAFLVGPWTGRDPVQYSIAGILLAIGVVLWAVTHVFMRRDGQDGGTSDDPHRTVRDRHTGAVN, from the coding sequence ATGAGCGATATCACGCGAAGCGAGGCCGCGGGCAGCGGCGCCAGTGGCCAGGCCGAGCTCGAGCCGAGCCTGCACCGGGTCATGGGGCCGGGGCTCCTCCTCCTCTTCATCGTCGGCGATGTGCTGGGCACCGGCATCTACGCGCTGACGGGCCAGGTCGCCAACGAGGTCGGCGGCATCGTCTGGCTGCCCTTCCTCGTCGCCTTCGCCGTCGCCATGCTCACGGCCTTCTCCTACCTCGAGCTCGTGACGAAATATCCCCGCGCCGCCGGTGCCGCCCTCTACACGCACAAGGCCTTCGGCATCCACTTCATCACCTTCATCGTCGCGTTCGCGGTGATGTGCTCCGGCATCACGTCTGCCTCGACGGCGAGCCGGGCCTTCGCCGCCAACTTCTCGGAAGGTTTCGGGCTCGGCATCGAGGGCTTCGGGATCACGGCGATCGGCCTTGCCTTCATGGCGCTGGTGGCCGTCGTCAATTTCCGGGGCGTCGGCGAGAGCGTGAAGGCCAACGTCGTCCTCACCTGCGTGGAACTGACGGGGCTTCTCATCATCATCTTCATCGGCTTCTGGGCGATCTTCGGCGGCCAGGGCGATGTCTCGCGCGCCTTCACCTTCACGCCCTCCGACGAGCGCGGCATGTTCTTCTCGGTCGTTGCGGCCACGACGCTCGCCTTCTTCGCGATGGTCGGCTTCGAGGATTCCGTGAACATGGCCGAGGAGACGAAGGACCCGACGAAAATCTTTCCGAAGGTGCTTCTGCTCGGTCTGTCGATCACGGGGGTGATCTACGTCCTCGTCTCGATCTCGGCGATCACGCTCGTACCGGCCGAGCGGCTCGGCGAAGGCGACACGCCGCTCCTGCAGGTGGTGGAAGCGGGCGCGCCGAACTTCCCGCTCGGCGTCTTCGGCGTCATCACCATGTTCGCGGTGGCCAACTCGGCGCTCATCAACATGCTGATGGCTTCGCGCCTCGTCTACGGCATGAGCCGCGAGGGCGTCCTGCCGCGCGTGCTCGGTCGCGTCCACGCCGCGCGGCGGACGCCCTGGATCGCCATCGTGTTCACCTCGCTCCTCGCCTTCGGGCTGATCTCCTTCGTCGGCGCGGTGCCGGCGCTCGGCGGCACGACGGCCCTGCTCCTCCTCGGCGTCTTCACCGTGGTCAACGTCGCCGTCCTCGTCCTGCGCAAGGACAAGGTCGAGCACGCCCACTTCCGCACGCCCACCATTCTGCCGATCCTCGGCGCCCTCACATCCGCCTTCCTCGTCGGCCCCTGGACGGGGCGCGACCCGGTCCAGTACTCGATCGCCGGAATTCTCCTGGCCATCGGTGTCGTCCTGTGGGCGGTCACTCATGTGTTCATGCGCCGCGACGGACAGGACGGCGGCACGTCCGACGACCCGCACCGTACGGTCCGCGATCGGCACACCGGCGCGGTGAACTGA